One region of Acidobacteriota bacterium genomic DNA includes:
- a CDS encoding C-terminal binding protein: MSEGRQGPRVLVTDYAWPTLDPEKEILGRIGASLMVASTGEEDELVEMAPRADAILTCWKAVSTRTIREAARCRIIARYGIGLDNIDIPFATEQGVIVTNVPAYCLEEVTDQALALLLASARKVVLFDREAKAGRYGMAPGRPIFRIRGRTLGIVGFGKIGRTLGRKARGLGLKIAAFDPYLDDATVREQGAEPMKLDRLMEVSDYISIHVPLNDETHHLFNRDAFRRMRPEAFLINTSRGAVVDTAALVEALDAGEIAGAGLDVLPQEPPDPDDPVVLHPKVIITPHASFYSQESLLELQTTAARQVADVLSGKVPDWVVNPDVLGRSSLRATIAS, encoded by the coding sequence ATGAGCGAGGGACGACAGGGACCGCGTGTCCTGGTCACGGACTATGCCTGGCCGACGCTCGATCCGGAAAAGGAGATCCTGGGGCGGATCGGAGCCTCTCTGATGGTGGCTTCGACCGGCGAAGAGGACGAGTTGGTGGAGATGGCCCCCCGGGCCGACGCCATCCTGACCTGCTGGAAGGCGGTGTCGACGCGGACGATCCGGGAGGCCGCGCGCTGCCGGATCATCGCCCGCTACGGGATCGGGCTGGACAACATCGACATCCCGTTCGCCACGGAGCAAGGCGTCATCGTGACCAACGTTCCCGCCTATTGCCTGGAAGAGGTCACCGACCAGGCGCTGGCGTTGCTTCTGGCCTCGGCCCGCAAGGTCGTCCTCTTCGACCGGGAGGCCAAGGCAGGCCGCTACGGAATGGCGCCGGGCCGGCCCATCTTCCGGATCCGCGGACGGACTTTGGGAATAGTCGGATTCGGCAAGATCGGACGCACGCTGGGACGCAAGGCCCGGGGCTTGGGTCTCAAGATCGCGGCCTTCGACCCCTACCTGGACGACGCCACGGTACGGGAGCAGGGCGCGGAGCCGATGAAGCTGGACCGCCTGATGGAGGTCAGCGACTACATCTCCATCCATGTCCCGCTCAACGACGAGACGCACCACCTCTTCAACCGCGACGCCTTTCGGCGGATGCGTCCCGAGGCCTTCCTCATCAATACCTCCAGGGGAGCCGTGGTGGACACGGCCGCGTTGGTGGAGGCGCTCGATGCGGGTGAGATCGCAGGCGCCGGATTGGACGTGCTCCCCCAGGAACCGCCGGACCCGGACGACCCGGTGGTGCTCCATCCCAAGGTCATCATCACTCCCCACGCCTCTTTCTATTCCCAGGAGTCGCTCCTGGAGTTGCAGACCACGGCGGCCCGGCAAGTCGCCGACGTCCTGTCGGGCAAGGTCCCGGACTGGGTCGTGAATCCGGACGTTCTTGGCCGGTCCAGTCTCCGAGCCACCATCGCCTCGTAG
- a CDS encoding DUF1553 domain-containing protein, whose translation MAFTRSAIPLVIALAIVSASAAEGSTARRPDPTVEFSRDIRPILSDKCFACHGPDENKRMSPLRLDTRDGALADLGGRYAIVPGDPEGSGLIGRVNSVDSVTRMPPSYSGKTLSDQERDLLRSWIEQGAEWQSHWSFHPPGRPEPPSVSDPDWVRNPIDRFVLARLDAAGLKPSPEADPATLLRRVSLDLTGFPPEPEAMDRFLEDPTDGAYERAVDRLLHSTRYGERMAIRWLDAARYADTNGYQTDAERTMWPWRDWVIEAFNRNLPFDEFTVEQIAGDMLPDATLDQRIASAFNRNHRGNGEGGIIPEEYRVEYVVDRVETTSTVWLGLTMGCARCHDHKYDPLSQREFYEMFAYFNNIPEKGRALKYGNSPPYIQAPTDAQQRRLKELEAELAEAKEKFEEQGPELDRLQKSWEEALANSSLVNWTLRDDLEVAYSLDGHLTAETPGAEPPVARLLDGVPHFVPGPMGTAASFDDKRYVDAGTVAAFGVTDRFTLAAWVRPETTEGAILSKTQTEFEGEGHGSRGYGLFLRDGKLQLNLIVRWLDDALRVETVETLKPGEWRHVAATYDASFQAGGIRIYIDGRPAPIRVLLDFMNQNFYVKDPLRIGAAGPEERFRGQIDDVRIYRGVLPPERVAVLATSRSLDQIARIPRGERTPGQIEKLRLGFLDQYAPVEMRDSWRRVLDLAADRKRLVQSFPTVMVMQERTNPRETFILDRGAYDSPTEKVGPAVPALFSGLGNGAPANRLEFARWLVDPANPLTSRVTVNRFWQMYFGQGLVRTAENFGSQGEWPTHPLLLDWLATEFMDSGWDLKAFQRAIVLSATYRQSSQSAPELRSQDPQNRLLARGPRFRLPAEVIRDQALFLSGLMVERNGGPSVKPYQPDGLWEELTSGQFYNQSEGEDLYRRSLYTYWKRTIAPPFMLTFDSSGREACEVLETRTNTPLQALNLMNDVTYVEAARFLAQRMMLEGGASPEERIGFAYRLATGRRPDARREAILLESFRHHLSNYEEDRKAALQLVSQGERARNPELDLAELASYTTVASLILNLDETISKE comes from the coding sequence ATGGCGTTTACCAGATCCGCAATTCCACTTGTCATAGCCTTGGCGATCGTTTCGGCTTCCGCGGCGGAAGGCTCGACCGCGAGGCGTCCGGATCCGACGGTCGAGTTCAGCCGGGACATCCGGCCGATACTTTCTGACAAGTGCTTCGCCTGTCACGGGCCCGACGAAAACAAGCGCATGAGTCCCTTGCGCCTGGACACGCGGGATGGCGCTCTGGCCGATCTGGGCGGGCGCTACGCTATCGTTCCCGGAGACCCGGAAGGAAGCGGCCTCATCGGCCGGGTGAATTCCGTGGACAGCGTCACCCGAATGCCCCCCAGCTACTCGGGGAAAACCCTCTCGGATCAGGAAAGAGATCTGCTGCGAAGCTGGATCGAGCAGGGGGCCGAGTGGCAGAGCCACTGGTCGTTCCATCCCCCCGGACGGCCGGAACCGCCGAGTGTCAGCGACCCGGACTGGGTCCGGAATCCCATCGACCGATTCGTTCTGGCCCGTCTGGATGCGGCCGGGTTGAAGCCGTCTCCCGAGGCCGATCCGGCCACGCTGCTTCGCCGGGTCTCGCTGGACCTGACCGGCTTTCCACCTGAGCCGGAAGCCATGGACCGCTTTTTGGAAGACCCCACCGACGGCGCCTACGAGCGGGCGGTCGACCGGTTGCTCCACTCCACCCGCTACGGCGAGCGCATGGCCATTCGTTGGCTGGACGCCGCCCGCTACGCCGACACAAACGGCTACCAGACCGACGCCGAGCGCACCATGTGGCCCTGGCGCGACTGGGTGATCGAGGCCTTCAACCGGAACCTCCCCTTCGACGAGTTCACCGTCGAGCAGATCGCAGGCGACATGCTGCCGGACGCCACACTGGATCAGCGGATCGCCAGCGCCTTCAATCGCAACCACCGGGGCAACGGCGAGGGCGGAATCATTCCCGAGGAATACCGGGTGGAATACGTGGTGGATCGCGTTGAAACCACCTCCACCGTCTGGTTGGGGCTGACCATGGGCTGCGCCCGGTGTCACGATCACAAGTACGACCCGCTTTCGCAGCGCGAGTTCTACGAGATGTTCGCCTACTTCAACAACATCCCGGAGAAAGGGCGCGCGCTCAAGTACGGGAACTCTCCCCCTTACATCCAGGCGCCGACGGACGCTCAGCAGCGCCGGTTGAAGGAGTTGGAGGCGGAGCTGGCCGAGGCGAAAGAGAAATTCGAAGAGCAGGGACCCGAACTGGACCGGCTCCAGAAATCGTGGGAAGAAGCGCTCGCGAACTCGAGCCTGGTGAACTGGACTCTGCGCGACGATCTGGAGGTCGCCTACTCCCTGGACGGGCACCTGACGGCCGAGACACCGGGAGCAGAGCCGCCCGTCGCCCGTCTCCTGGACGGAGTGCCCCACTTCGTTCCGGGTCCCATGGGGACGGCGGCCAGCTTCGACGACAAGAGATACGTAGACGCCGGCACGGTGGCCGCCTTCGGCGTCACCGACCGCTTCACCCTGGCGGCATGGGTCCGGCCCGAGACCACCGAGGGCGCCATTCTCTCCAAGACCCAGACCGAGTTCGAGGGAGAGGGTCATGGCTCCCGCGGCTACGGACTCTTTTTGCGCGACGGGAAGCTCCAGTTGAACCTGATCGTGCGCTGGCTGGATGACGCCCTGCGCGTCGAGACCGTCGAGACGCTGAAGCCCGGCGAATGGCGCCATGTGGCCGCGACCTACGACGCCTCGTTCCAGGCCGGGGGCATCCGGATCTACATCGACGGCAGGCCGGCGCCGATCCGGGTCCTGCTGGACTTCATGAACCAGAACTTCTACGTCAAGGATCCGTTGCGGATCGGCGCGGCCGGTCCCGAGGAACGGTTCCGGGGTCAGATCGACGACGTTCGAATCTACCGCGGCGTCCTTCCTCCGGAGCGCGTCGCCGTCCTTGCCACCAGCCGGAGCTTGGACCAGATCGCCAGGATCCCGCGGGGCGAAAGGACTCCGGGGCAGATCGAAAAGCTGCGCCTCGGCTTTTTGGACCAGTACGCACCGGTGGAAATGCGGGACAGTTGGCGGAGGGTCCTGGACTTGGCGGCCGATCGAAAGCGGCTGGTCCAGAGCTTTCCCACCGTCATGGTGATGCAGGAGCGCACCAACCCCAGAGAGACCTTCATCCTGGACCGGGGAGCCTACGACAGCCCGACGGAGAAGGTCGGTCCCGCCGTCCCCGCCCTGTTCTCGGGACTCGGGAACGGCGCGCCCGCCAATCGGCTGGAATTCGCCCGCTGGCTGGTGGACCCGGCCAACCCATTGACGTCCCGCGTCACCGTCAACCGTTTCTGGCAGATGTATTTTGGGCAGGGCCTGGTCCGGACGGCGGAGAATTTCGGCTCCCAGGGAGAGTGGCCCACCCATCCCCTCCTGCTGGACTGGCTGGCCACCGAGTTCATGGATTCAGGCTGGGACCTGAAGGCGTTCCAACGGGCCATCGTCTTGAGCGCCACTTATCGGCAGTCTTCCCAGTCCGCTCCGGAACTCCGGTCGCAGGACCCCCAGAATCGCCTGCTGGCCCGGGGCCCGCGCTTCCGCCTGCCGGCCGAAGTGATTCGGGACCAGGCTTTGTTCCTGTCCGGCCTGATGGTGGAAAGAAATGGAGGTCCGTCCGTGAAGCCGTATCAGCCGGACGGGCTGTGGGAAGAGCTCACCAGCGGACAGTTCTACAACCAGAGTGAAGGCGAGGACCTCTATCGGAGAAGCCTCTACACCTACTGGAAGCGGACGATCGCTCCTCCCTTCATGCTCACGTTCGATTCGTCGGGCAGAGAGGCGTGCGAGGTGCTGGAGACACGGACCAACACGCCGCTGCAGGCCTTGAACCTGATGAACGACGTGACCTACGTGGAGGCCGCCCGCTTTCTGGCTCAGCGGATGATGCTGGAGGGGGGCGCCTCGCCCGAGGAACGGATCGGATTCGCCTACCGGCTGGCCACGGGCCGGCGGCCCGACGCCCGGAGAGAGGCGATCCTCCTGGAGAGCTTTCGCCACCATCTGTCAAATTACGAAGAGGATCGAAAGGCGGCGCTCCAACTGGTGAGCCAGGGAGAGAGAGCCCGAAATCCGGAGTTGGACTTGGCGGAGCTGGCCTCATACACGACAGTGGCCAGCCTGATCCTGAACCTGGACGAGACCATCTCCAAGGAATAA
- a CDS encoding Glu/Leu/Phe/Val dehydrogenase, producing MERTIWDVARQQFFEAAELTDLDDDLKEILSHCNRDLTVRFPVCMDDGSIRVFEGYRVQHNQARGPTKGGIRFSPEVTLDEVRALAMWMTWKTAVVRIPYGGAKGGVICDPHNMSLGELENLTRRYASEISIIVGREKDIPAPDVNTNPQIMAWFMDTLSMRSGFSDTGVVTGKPIEIGGSLGRLDATSRGCLYVAEEALKERGETLEGKTVAIQGFGNAGSFAASLFARAGARIVAVCDSRGGVYNSNGLDVARLMRLKEKNTTAAEYPDGDRVDPKQLLEQPCDILIPAAVEDQITEANADRIQARIVVEAANGPTTPEADQILNDRGVTVLPDVLANAGGVTVSYFEWVQDLGSFFWDEDRVYRELKRVMTAAYRDVSAELDRLQSLHGPQINHRQAAYVLAIQRVARATQLRGIYP from the coding sequence ATGGAAAGAACCATCTGGGATGTGGCGCGTCAGCAATTCTTCGAAGCGGCCGAGCTGACCGATCTGGACGACGATCTGAAGGAGATTCTGAGCCATTGCAACCGCGACCTGACCGTCCGGTTTCCGGTCTGCATGGACGACGGTTCCATCCGGGTCTTCGAAGGCTACCGGGTTCAGCACAATCAGGCCCGGGGACCCACCAAGGGCGGCATTCGTTTCTCACCCGAGGTGACCCTCGACGAGGTGAGGGCCCTGGCCATGTGGATGACGTGGAAGACCGCCGTGGTGCGGATTCCGTACGGCGGGGCCAAGGGGGGCGTCATCTGCGACCCGCACAACATGAGCCTGGGAGAGTTGGAGAACCTGACCCGCCGGTATGCTTCCGAAATCTCCATCATCGTGGGCCGGGAGAAGGACATTCCGGCTCCCGACGTCAACACCAATCCCCAGATCATGGCCTGGTTCATGGACACGCTCTCCATGCGGAGCGGTTTCTCGGACACGGGCGTGGTCACGGGCAAGCCCATCGAGATCGGCGGCTCCCTGGGACGTCTGGACGCCACGTCGCGGGGATGCCTCTACGTCGCCGAAGAAGCGCTCAAGGAGCGCGGGGAGACGCTGGAGGGCAAGACCGTTGCCATTCAGGGATTCGGAAACGCCGGCAGCTTCGCCGCTTCCCTCTTCGCCCGGGCCGGCGCCCGGATCGTGGCGGTTTGCGACTCCCGCGGAGGCGTCTACAACTCGAACGGGCTGGACGTGGCCCGGCTGATGCGGCTCAAAGAGAAAAATACGACGGCGGCCGAATATCCGGACGGGGACCGGGTGGATCCGAAGCAGCTCCTGGAACAACCCTGCGACATATTGATTCCGGCGGCCGTCGAGGACCAGATCACCGAGGCCAACGCCGACCGGATTCAGGCCCGCATCGTGGTCGAGGCCGCCAACGGCCCCACGACTCCCGAGGCGGATCAGATTCTGAACGACCGGGGCGTGACGGTGCTCCCCGACGTGCTGGCCAATGCCGGCGGCGTGACCGTGTCGTACTTTGAATGGGTGCAGGACCTGGGCTCCTTTTTCTGGGACGAGGACAGGGTCTACCGTGAACTGAAGCGGGTCATGACGGCCGCCTACCGCGACGTTTCGGCCGAGCTGGACCGGCTCCAAAGTCTTCACGGCCCGCAGATCAACCACCGGCAGGCCGCCTACGTCCTGGCCATCCAGCGGGTGGCCCGGGCCACCCAGCTTCGGGGAATCTATCCCTGA
- a CDS encoding TlpA disulfide reductase family protein, whose product MSFFNRHFFVGLAAGVGLTVALIAAAGVLMMLQVKHRMGDLDDLGDRAGGLAPPPLPVERSLADFEWKLQGLEGEETSLAAFEGKVLFVNLWATWCGPCVVEMPSIQRLYEQFQQEDVKFLLVSDEPPDVVEPFVQEKGWELPMYVSSDEKPSVFESRGIPATFILDREGRIVFRHVGSARWDDESAIRFLNGLLEKKAVEGDST is encoded by the coding sequence ATGAGTTTCTTCAACCGGCACTTCTTCGTTGGTCTGGCGGCAGGTGTGGGACTCACGGTGGCACTGATCGCAGCCGCCGGCGTTTTGATGATGCTCCAGGTCAAACACCGGATGGGCGACCTGGACGACTTGGGGGATCGAGCGGGAGGCCTGGCCCCGCCGCCGTTACCCGTTGAGAGATCGCTCGCCGACTTCGAGTGGAAGCTCCAGGGTCTGGAGGGGGAGGAGACGTCGTTGGCCGCATTCGAGGGAAAGGTGCTTTTCGTCAATCTCTGGGCCACGTGGTGCGGCCCGTGCGTGGTCGAAATGCCCAGCATCCAGCGCCTCTACGAACAGTTTCAGCAGGAGGACGTGAAGTTTCTCCTGGTCTCCGACGAGCCGCCGGACGTGGTCGAGCCGTTCGTCCAGGAGAAGGGGTGGGAACTGCCCATGTATGTCTCGAGCGACGAAAAGCCCTCCGTCTTCGAGAGTCGTGGGATTCCGGCCACCTTCATTCTGGACCGGGAGGGCCGGATCGTGTTTCGCCACGTGGGAAGCGCCCGGTGGGACGACGAATCGGCCATCCGCTTTTTGAACGGGCTGCTGGAGAAGAAAGCCGTCGAAGGAGACAGCACATGA